A window of Acetonema longum DSM 6540 contains these coding sequences:
- a CDS encoding YcxB family protein: NKDAFFLLTSKASAFIIPKRFLNAEEISALEALVKDKMGEKVFKGPNYIKLTILFALGFIASILCVAVVLYIIDRKI, translated from the coding sequence AAACAAAGACGCATTCTTTCTATTGACATCAAAGGCTTCTGCTTTTATCATTCCCAAAAGGTTTCTCAATGCGGAAGAAATATCGGCTTTGGAGGCCCTGGTTAAAGATAAAATGGGAGAAAAAGTATTTAAGGGGCCTAATTACATTAAGTTAACTATTCTTTTTGCTTTGGGTTTTATTGCATCTATTTTATGTGTCGCTGTAGTTCTATATATTATTGATCGCAAAATATAA